Below is a window of Lytechinus variegatus isolate NC3 chromosome 4, Lvar_3.0, whole genome shotgun sequence DNA.
cttgtttgcttttagtaaagacaggaaagatgaattgtttaaaaatagccacattttttacattttgcaatttactattctatttttttgatgatggaaaaaactacaaaattttatcaatatcgcgatttttctattggaaattgagaccttatagattactttttaagaaaatttgactgctgAAGTGAAATcttaaacttcattttttctctaaagtgaacattttccatggaattgcccatatctATAAACACTGCTATGGCCTGCATACTGGCAATAAACCAACAGTCGgctccactattatgaatgccCCTGCCGATGGTATGAGGGTGACGAAAACGACCCTGTCCTTCCCAGTTCCTTCGGTTGTTGGTGTTTTGGTGCCTTTGGAAAATTTTTCCCCTAAGGGCATTTGTGTTTTTAGAGGACTGATATATTCACCCgtgatatttgaattatttttcctGTTACGTTTTGCCCATGTTTTTGTTAGAATGTCGCTACAATTAGTCTTTCTCTTATCTGGACTGCCCTTCATCTTGAAATTATGAAATTCCCGATGAAGGGGCACAACATCTTGTTTGTACAAACTTGTAATCTCATCAAGTCTTTTCACCCTCTTTCCATTGAGGAGAATCTTTTTAGTTTCTTGCATATTATTTTCGATTGTGCCCTGCGTTCGATTGTCTTTGTAGATATTTTGGGCATCTTTTGTCTGATTCAATACTTTCAAATGGAATGATTTGTAGTGGTAATAGAACAGAAGGGAATCACTCGTATCTCCATGGTGGGATAAATCGCCTAGCATGAGGCTTGACCACAAACATACTTTGATCAGTAACTGACGTTTCATGCTTGTACTTTAAACAGTAATTGATGTTTCATGCTTTTGAAAAAGGTGCAGCTATAATACTGATTTCGGAAGGTGTGTAAGAGCAAATGACTGACATTACTGCCATTAAGTTCTATCAAGTTGTCCCTGTTGTATGCCATATAATGACCACGTGCCATCGAGCCACTGGTATGAACTATCACACTTCTTAACTTATATTGTGCACTCTGTTGGTGGACATGAATGGTGCAGTATTTCTCCTATATCTAAGAAGTCTTCTACATCAACTAAATCCAAAGGTCTGTCGGTATGTGCATCGGCGCTGTAATGATTCGCATGAATAACAGGCACTTCGGGAAGTGAAGCAAATGCAACGGTCTGTACACGTGAGCCTTTGCATTTTGCACATATTTCCAAATGTCTGTAGTCAGAATATGCACGAATTGTGCAAGTTAGCAAATTGCGGTGATAATTGTGATGTCTTTGCTGATCAACGGTCGCCCACAATACATCATTTGTCGGTGCCTCCACTGTTGACACATGGAAACATGTTTGGCATGTTTTGGTCTTCTTGAGATTACAGTGTGGGGAATATTTATCAAAGTCAGTTAGGAATGGGACCAGGACGATAAGGATCAATTCAGAGGCATTTGGGTTGGGATAAAATTTGATAACACATAGCCGTGGCTAAATATTCTTCCAATAACTTGCCAGGTATCACTGAGAAGATTGTTCGATAGAGAAATTCTTGGTGACAACCGCCTAATACCAGTAAAATAAGATCTGTATACTGACTCCCAGAAAAGGGTAAACATTTCTGACATTAAGCCATCAAAGTCTTCTCCAttaaaaactacatgtaatgaaAAACAAGGCAATGTCTTGTTTTCCCTGTATAGCCGCAATACTGATGTCTCTTTATTTGACCGGCTAACTATGAATTTCCTGAACTGTTCTGAAGTTTTAGTATTAAGGGATTGTCAGCTTGGCGAAGCTGTAGCTCCGTAATGAGATAAAACTGAAATTAAATTTGATTGGAACGGTTCCTGTAACCTTGGGACTGAATGGTTTTAACGCATCGCCCGATTTAATAGAGTTTCATTCCTCTCGGACAATGTGTTTAAAAAGCTGGACATGTATTCACGGGTAGTCGGTTCATTACccataaataaataatacagaGTAGAGTAGGTAATTTGGGTGGGGATTAAATTCGATAACACGTAGCCGTGGCTAAGTATTCTTCCAATAACTTGCCAGGTATCACTGAGAAGATCGTTTGATGGGGAAATTCTTGGTGACAACCGCCAATTACTATATTCAACGTCAAAATGATCTATTACATTATCAGGAGTGGggtgaaacaaatgaaataggtGAAAAATACTGTAATTGGATGGACATGGGTTCCAAATTGAATCGTGGCTTCTTAGCGTGCCGGTTCGAATATTATGTGAGGCGTAAAAGGGTTGTAAATGTAAGTGATAACGCGCAATTTGACTTATTATTGTATTGATTGACCGCGGGATTGGTAAGGCCGTAGCTCCGTAATGTGAGAGAATTGCAACTAAATTTGATTGGAACGGTTCCTGAAACCTGGGGACTGAAGGGTTTGAACGCATTGCGCGATTCAAAAGAGTTTCATTCCTCTTGGACAATGTGTTTAAAAAGCTAGATTCGTATTCCCTTGTAGCGGGTTCATTAcccatgaataaataatacagAGTTGAGTACGTGATTTGGGTCGGGATGAAATTAGATAACACGTAGCCATGGCTAAATATTCTTCCAATAACTTGCCAGGTATCACTGAGAAGATTGTTCGATAGAGAAATTCTTGGTGACAACTGCCTAATACCAGTAAAATAAGATCTGTATACTGACTCCCAGAAAAGGGTAAACATTTCTGACATTAAGCCATCAAAGTCTTCTCCAttaaaaactacatgtaatgaaAAACAAGGCAATGTCTTGTTTTCCGTGTATAGTCGCAAGACTGATGTCTCGATGTTTGATCGGCTCACGGTTACATCCCTGAACTATCAAAATCTTCTCTTATCCATATAAGGTTACATGTATTGTTCGATACGAAAATTCTTGGTGACAACCACGGAATACCCATGAAAAGTGAAACGTAACCTATGTTCCTTATTCCAAGAAAAGGGTAATTTTTTCCGACATAATGCCATCAAATTCTTCTCCATTAAAAGCTACATGTAATGAAAAACAAGGCAATGTCTGTTTTTTCCTGTATAGCCGCAATACTGATGTCTCTTTATTTGACTGGCTAACTATGAATTTCCTGAACTGTTCTGAAGTTTTAGTATTAAGGGATTGTCAGCTTGGCGAAGCTGTAGCTCCGTAATGAgataaaacagaaattaaatTTGATTGGAACGGTTCCTGTAACCTTGGGACTGAATGGTTTGAACGCATCGCCCGATTTAATAGAGTTTCATTCCTCTCGGAAAATGTGTTTAAAAAGCTGGACACGTATTCACGGGTAGTCGGTTCATTACCCGTGAATAAATAGAACACACTTGAGTAGGTAATTTGGGTGGGGATTAAATTCGATAACACGTAGCCGTGGCTAAGTATTCTTCCAATAACTTGCCAGGTATCACTGAGAAGATCGTTTGATGGGGAAATTCTTGGTGACAACCGCCAATTACTATATTCAACGTCAAAATGATCTATTACATTATCAGGAGTGGggtgaaacaaatgaaataggtGAAAAATACTGTAATTGGATGGACGTGGGTTCCAAATTGAATCGTGGCTTCTTTGCGTGCCGGTTCGAATATTATGTGAGGCGTAAAAGGGTTGTAAATGTAAGTGATAAAGCGCAATTTGACTTATTATTGTATTGATTGACCGCGGGATTGGTAAGGCCGTAGCTCCGTAATGTGAGAGAATTGCAACTAAATTTGATTGGAACGGTTCCTGAAACCTGGGGACTGAAGGGTTTGAACGCATTGCGCGATTCAAAAGAGTTTCATTCCTCTCCGACAAGGTGTTAAAAAAGCTAGATACGTATTCACGGGTAGTGGGTTCATTAcccgtgaataaataaaacacacTTGAGTAGGTAATTTGGGTGGGGATAAAATTCGATAACACGTAGCCGTGGCTAAGTATTCTTCCAATAACTTGCCAGGTATCACTGAGAAGATCGTTTGATGGTGAAATTCTTGGTGACAACTGCCCATTGTACCAATTCCCAGAAAAGGGTAAACATTTCTGACATTAAGCCATCAAAGTCTTCTCCATTAAAAGCTACATGTAATGAAAAACAAGGCAATGTCTTGTTTTCCGTGTATAGTCGCAAGACTGATGTCTCGATGTTTGATCGGCTCACGGTTACATCCCTGAACTATCAAAATCTTCTCTTATCCATATAAGGTTACATGTATTGTTCGATACGAAAATTCTTGGTGACAACCACGGAATACCCATGAAAAGTGAAACGTAACCTATGTTCCTTATTCCAAGAAAAGGGTAATTTTTTCCGACATTATGCCATCAAATTCTTCTCCATTAAAAGCTACATGTAATGAAAAACAAGGCAATGTCTGTTTTTTCCTGTATAGCCGCAATACTGATGTCTCTTTATTTGACCGGCTAACTATGAATTTCCTGAACTGTTCTGAAGTTTTAGTATTAAGGGATTGTCAGCTTGGCGAAGCTGTAGCTCCGTAATGAGATAAAACTGAAATTAACTTTGATTGGAACGGTTCCTGTAACCTTGGGACTGAATGGTTTGAACGCATCGCCCGATTTAATAGAGTTTCATTCCTCTCCGACAAGGTGTTAAAAAAGCTAGATACGTATTCACGGGTAGTGGGTTCATTACCCGTGAATAAATAGAACACACTTGAGTAGGTAATTTGGGTGGGGATTAAATTCGGTAACACGTAGCCATGGCTAAGTATTCTTCCAATAACTTGCCAGGTATCACTGAGAAGATCGTTTGATGGGGAAATTCTTGGTGACAACCGCCAATTACTATATTCAACGTCAAAATGATCTATTACATTATCAGGAGTGGggtgaaacaaatgaaataggtGAAAAATACTGTAATTGGATGGACGTGGGTTCCAAATTGAATCGTGGCTTCTTTGCGTGCCGGTTCGAATATTATGTGAGGCGTAAAAGGGTTGTAAATGTAAGTGATAACGCGCAATTTGACTTATTATTGTATTGATTGACCGCGGGATTGGTAAGGCCGTAGCTCCGTAATGTGAGAGAATTGCAACTAAATTTGATTGGAACGGTTCCTGAAACCTGGGGACTGAAGGGTTTGAACGCATTGCGCGATTCAAAAGAGTTTCATTCCTCTCCGACAAGGTGTTAAAAAAGCTAGATACGTATTCACGGGTAGTGGGTTCATTAcccgtgaataaataaaacacacTTGAGTAGGTAATTTGGGTGGGGATAAAATTCGATAACACGTAGCCGTGGCTAAGTATTCTTCCAATAACTTGCCAGGTATCACTGAGAAGATCGTTTGATGGGGAAATTCTTGGTGAAAAATGCCCATTGTACCAATTCCCAGAAAAGTGTAAACACTTCCAACATTAAGCCATCAAAGTCTTCTCCATTAAAAGCTACATGTTATGAAAAACAAGGCAATGTCTTGTTTTCCGTGTATAGTCGCAAGACTGATGTCTCGATATTTGATTGGCTCACGGTTACATCCCTGAACCATCAAAATCTTCTCTTTTATCCATTTAAGGTTACACGTAAGATCGTTCGATACGAAAATTCTTGGTGACAACCACGGAATACCAATGAAAAGTGAAACGTGACCTATATACTGATTCCCAGAAAAGAGTAATTTTTTGTGACATAATGCCATCAAATTCTTCTCCGTCATCCATTAAAGGCAACACGCAAAGAAAAGCGAGGCAATGTCTGGTTTTTTCCTGTATAGCCACAATACCAATGTCTATTTTTGACTGGCTAACTATGACTTTCCTGAACTGTTCTGAAGTTATAGTATTAAGGGATCGTCAGCTTGGCGAAGTTGTAGCTCCGTTGTGAGAGAGAACTGAAATTTAATTCGATTGGAATGTTTCCTGAAACCTGGGGACTGAATGGTTTGAACGCATCGCTCAATTTGATAGTCTCATTCCTCTCCGACAATGTGTTCAAGAAGCTAGATATGTATTCATGGATAGTGAAAAACAAGGCAATGTCTGGTTTTCCTTGTATAGCCGCAAGACTGATGTCTCAATGTCGTACCTTATTAACTTTTACTTGGTCAAGGTGGTTCTTCCAAAGTTGGTAGAACATTGACTGAAGGTTCCCACCTATCTGTCATGTCTTCCAAATACAACTGGTAGATATCGTACTTGGTTAAAAATTCTGTAAGGAAGGCGGACCTTGTCTCTATGCTATCACCCCTTTTTGTCACATATTCCTCCAACCAATTTATACATATGATGGAAGCAGCTGATTTAGTTCATTGCTTGGACAAGGAGATGCTCAGACATTACTTAATTTAGAGACAAAAGACTTCATTTTGAAGAATGTACATCTACTCATCCCtaaaacaaatggaaaaaacAGCTGCACAGACCATGGGCCCATTAGGTACACCATTTTTTCTTACAAAGTCTTGATGAGCGAAACTGTGTGTGGAACCATTGCTTCCTTTCTTGTGATGTTTTACTCCAAAACATCCTACGCTCAGCTTTGACTTCAGCACTGGATACCTTTTTCATGCATGACGTGGAGCATTTGCTCTTGAAgtgcatttttaattttttatttctgacCTCCTAATTTCGTGGAAATAAAGtctcttgtttttcttcctttGCTCAAATTGTCATTAGCTAGGCGAGCTTTGACGTTGCAATATGGCATAGCAATCTCATCTTGCTGGATATCATCATCGCTAGAAGTTATGGTTAGACCATGAGAATCACTGCTGCAGTCTGGGCCGTTTTCAGATTCGCTGAGGATAAGTGGTGATAGCTAAGCCAGATTCGAAGGTGCAGAATTTGTCGAAGAAAATGATTTTAGTCAGAGAAAACCTCCGActaaatttttcacaaaatgctCCCTGGGTCTTGCAAAAGCTTGTTTCACCTTTCATAAAGTGTCTTGCACATATATGAATGGCTGACAAACCAAAATCTAACAGAGTTGGCACTCCTGTCAAAATTCTAAAACAGCGAAAggtatgaattgaattgaaaaggttttattcaaaatcattgcacgttgcagccaaaaggctgaattgtgtacaatttacaggtatatacatgtataaataggtgatttaaaaacatcaaaacttgAAATGATTAAGAGAATATAATGCAACTTAACAAAAGAACAGATAGAAGACTgaaaggtggtggtggtggaagaaTGCTTATTGACAAACATCGCCACtcgaattcaaacaataaaaacatagatTTAAGCAAGTAACAAAAGAACTAAAGACAGGAGGGTGTCTGGGGACGAGCGAGCAGTCAAGTTCAATGCGCAGCTCCAGCCAGGGAATGTCAACCCCTCAACAACACAATTCAACCTGGGCAATGGAATTGGTTATTCAAATCCATCGCTCAGGCGGAACTTAGGGTCAGCTAACCCCACTGGAGCTATGCATTAATAGGGCCGACAAACAatctcttacaaaaaaaaaaaaaaaaaaacattcacattCACATTCATAGCACACTCCTCATTCATCCAACAACCATAAGCACGTTAAATCAAACAACTGCACCCACCAACCTAGCAGTCACACCTTGCACTCATTAAGCAtacagattataaaaaaaagaagaagaaccaaggggggggggtgggtggtcGCCCGTCCCAAGAAACCGTCCTGCTCAATCCTGAGAACGATTACTTAAAATTTGAAGAATGACGCAGTTTGTAAAATAACACATCTTCCACCACATGAGAAATCTTaataaaaatgagtaaaatattggcataaaaaacattgtttcCCTTTAGTTGTTACAATGTGAAATACATGCATtaaaatcatgactaataaaaaCCTGTAAACCTATTCAATTGTGTTTGAGTttaaaaagttctaaaaattgtaaaattttcatCTGAAGCTTGTGagctaataataaaaaattagtATTAGGCGCGATATATTAGCAAAACACAACTTGCACAGTAGATGTTTGTAGACCTATGTATATCAACCGGGTAACTATATCAAGGAACACAAACTTATTTCAGGTTAGCAtttaataaatttataaagtAAGGTAATGGGCTGTTTTGGAAACGTTTGGTTTTACAATGAAACTGACGATATTTAAGTCTTTTCCTCAATGAGTAATCAACATCGTTGTTCATAGGTAGCCAATGGTTACAAAGTGGGCTGTTGGCAAGGGATACAGCAAAGTTCATACACAATTGTTTTCGTCTTTCAGATAAAGATTGTAAAGAACACACTTCTAAAGCATCGGTATAATTAGTGTATTTTTCACCGAGCATAATTTTGCATGCTCTTGACTGAATACGTTCTAAACAGGAAACTTGGTTTTGTGTTAGGTTTCCGTTAAAAACTGGTACTCCGTAATCCAAAATTGGCCTAATGTAACCCTTATATACTGTTATTAAATCGCAAAGTGGTAATTTATACGTTTTGAGACAACGAAGCATATAGAGCTTTTTATTACTACGACATAAAAGGTCTGATATATGACTTTCCCATTTCAAGTCAGACTGAACAATTATACCTAGTATTTTAGCTTTATGCACTGTTCTCAAGCATTCATTTCCAATAAAAATACGATTTTGATCAACAATATTTCTAGAGAAAACTATATGCATGCACTGACATTTAGATGGATTAAGTGTCATATTATTGCTAACGGACCACTGGTCGAATTCAGAGAGCACGTTTGGTAATTTGGATGGTTGAAATTGTTTGCGACTTTCAACTAGTGTGAGgtcatcaacatatttaaaatatggaacTTGAGATTTTATACATGCATCGTTTATCATTATTAGAAAGAGAATAGGCCCAAGTTTTGTACCTTGAGCTACACCTGCATGTGATGCCGACCAATTTGAAAACTGACCAAGGTATTTGACTCGTTGTTGTCGATTTTCGAGGAAGTCCAAAATCCAAGAAATAAGACATGGTCTAACTTCGAGgttaagtaatttttttgcaAGGATATTGTGATCAATTCTGTCGAAAGCTTTTGAGAAGTCTGTAAATATGAGAGTTGATATAGATTGggatttttcagcattttcataCAATTGGTGAAGCAATCGAACTAGGTAATGATTTGTTGATAGGCCTTTTCGGTTTCCAAATTGGTTAACATCAATGTGATCGGATATATCTTCTATTAACCATTTACATATGAACgattctgctatttttgcaaaatAGCTAGTTAATGCTATTGGTCTTAAGTTCTGCACTGTTACTGGTAACATTTAGGAATGGGTATAATCTCGGAGCGTTTCCACTGACATGGTACAACAGACTGGTA
It encodes the following:
- the LOC121412485 gene encoding uncharacterized protein LOC121412485, producing the protein MSEMFTLFWESVYRSYFTGIRQLSPRISLSNNLLSDTWQVIGRIFSHGYVLSNFIPTQITYSTLYYLFMGNEPATREYESSFLNTLSKRNETLLNRAMRSNPSVPRFQEPFQSNLVAILSHYGATALPIPRSINTIISQIARYHLHLQPFYASHNIRTGTLRSHDSIWNPCPSNYSIFHLFHLFHPTPDNVIDHFDVEYSNWRLSPRISPSNDLLSDTWQVIGRILSHGYVLSNLIPTQITYSTLYYLFMGNEPTTREYMSSFLNTLSERNETLLNRAMR